In Skermanella sp. TT6, one genomic interval encodes:
- a CDS encoding PQQ-dependent dehydrogenase, methanol/ethanol family, with translation MKHSLNAVRRSASAASVLALTLLLGTVIPPSARAGDITQDRLLKAPDAEPQNWLHHHQSYSGQRHSKLDQINASNIKDMKVAWTFALGGIEKGGIWPHGGLEGTPIVEDGMMYVTDGWGSVYKLDVRDGSGKLVWKMDPKTDKEWSGAVACCGVNNRGVALWRDKVVSHTLDGRLIATDKETGEVAWESKIADPGVAETITGAPLIVKDMAITGVGGAEYGIRGWIAATDLNDGKEVWRRHTIPAPGEPGHDTWKDDYEAWKTGGGSTWVTGTYDPELDVIYWGVGNPGPDWDSQYRPGDNLYTNSALALDPATGQIKWHYQYTPNDPYDYDAVSEHVLVEETIRGAPRKLALHANRNGFGYALDRESGDFMWGAKFVEKVTWTPGLDEKTGKPLNYDPSTQVQQYAEGTAPSRENPVGTSCPGNMGGKNWPPTAYNPQLKLWYIPVIESCNQMINEEIIPGESYQPREWFTGGGPRQHEQIHGSVTAIDVTTGEVAGKFKTHYPLLGGMLSTAGGVVLTGHPSGEIYGLDAKTLEPLWTFNTGSGVNAPPMTYSVNGKQYVAILVGLGGAWPKWFVDGTKGLEKVQPSSMLYVFSL, from the coding sequence ATGAAGCATTCGCTCAATGCTGTCCGGCGTTCAGCGTCGGCGGCAAGTGTCCTGGCCCTGACCCTTCTGCTGGGCACGGTGATCCCCCCGTCGGCACGGGCCGGGGACATCACGCAAGACCGCCTGCTGAAGGCGCCGGACGCCGAGCCGCAGAACTGGCTGCATCATCACCAATCCTACAGCGGTCAGCGCCATTCCAAGCTCGACCAGATCAACGCAAGCAACATCAAGGACATGAAGGTCGCCTGGACCTTCGCCTTGGGCGGCATCGAAAAAGGCGGCATATGGCCCCATGGCGGGCTGGAAGGCACGCCCATCGTCGAGGACGGCATGATGTACGTCACCGACGGCTGGGGCAGCGTCTACAAACTCGATGTCCGTGACGGTTCCGGCAAGCTCGTCTGGAAGATGGACCCCAAGACGGACAAGGAATGGTCCGGCGCCGTGGCGTGCTGCGGCGTCAACAATCGCGGGGTGGCACTCTGGCGCGACAAGGTCGTTTCGCATACCTTGGACGGCCGGCTGATCGCCACGGACAAGGAGACCGGCGAGGTCGCCTGGGAGAGTAAGATCGCCGATCCCGGCGTCGCCGAGACCATCACCGGTGCCCCCCTCATCGTCAAGGACATGGCCATCACGGGTGTCGGCGGAGCGGAATACGGGATCCGAGGCTGGATCGCGGCCACCGACCTGAACGACGGCAAGGAGGTTTGGCGGCGGCATACCATCCCCGCACCGGGTGAGCCCGGTCACGATACCTGGAAGGACGATTACGAGGCCTGGAAGACCGGGGGCGGCTCCACCTGGGTAACCGGCACTTACGATCCGGAACTGGACGTCATCTACTGGGGCGTCGGCAATCCCGGTCCCGACTGGGACAGCCAATACAGGCCGGGCGACAATCTGTACACCAACAGCGCCCTGGCGCTCGATCCTGCCACCGGCCAGATCAAGTGGCACTATCAGTACACTCCGAACGACCCGTATGACTACGATGCCGTTTCCGAGCACGTGCTCGTCGAGGAGACCATCCGGGGCGCCCCGCGCAAGCTTGCCCTGCACGCCAACAGGAATGGATTCGGCTACGCGCTCGACCGCGAGTCCGGGGACTTCATGTGGGGAGCCAAGTTCGTCGAGAAGGTGACCTGGACGCCGGGGCTCGACGAGAAGACCGGCAAGCCTCTCAACTACGATCCTTCCACGCAGGTCCAGCAGTACGCCGAGGGGACGGCGCCGAGCCGCGAGAATCCGGTCGGTACCTCCTGTCCCGGGAACATGGGCGGCAAGAACTGGCCGCCGACCGCCTACAATCCTCAACTGAAGCTCTGGTACATCCCGGTCATCGAGAGCTGCAACCAAATGATCAACGAGGAGATCATTCCCGGTGAGAGCTACCAGCCCCGAGAGTGGTTCACCGGTGGCGGGCCTCGGCAGCACGAGCAGATCCACGGCAGCGTGACGGCGATAGACGTCACGACCGGCGAGGTCGCGGGCAAGTTCAAGACGCATTATCCCCTGCTTGGCGGCATGCTCAGCACCGCGGGCGGCGTGGTCCTCACGGGTCATCCCTCCGGGGAGATCTACGGCCTGGATGCGAAGACCCTCGAGCCGTTGTGGACCTTCAATACGGGATCGGGGGTCAATGCCCCTCCCATGACCTATTCGGTGAACGGCAAGCAGTATGTCGCGATCCTGGTGGGCCTGGGCGGAGCTTGGCCGAAGTGGTTCGTCGACGGAACCAAGGGCCTGGAGAAGGTTCAGCCCAGCAGCATGCTCTACGTCTTCTCCCTTTGA
- a CDS encoding c-type cytochrome translates to MKNFSLVLTAAIMASAFLAGPVLGADQGKAIYEKANCVGCHKWHGGGGGGYGGAALSLRDTRMDRDQLIEVVRCGRPGTRMPFHDRHSWSSEGCYGMNPKEAGVEQPPQAAEFLSPEEIVAVSDYVTANMKGKGKPDRADCVAFWGEEAKQCRSYK, encoded by the coding sequence ATGAAGAATTTCAGCTTGGTTCTGACCGCTGCGATCATGGCGTCGGCTTTCCTGGCCGGCCCGGTCCTTGGTGCCGATCAAGGCAAGGCGATATACGAGAAGGCGAACTGTGTCGGCTGCCACAAATGGCACGGTGGTGGAGGCGGCGGATACGGCGGCGCGGCACTCTCCCTCCGCGACACTCGAATGGACCGGGATCAGCTCATCGAAGTGGTCCGTTGCGGTCGTCCGGGAACCAGAATGCCTTTCCACGACAGGCATTCCTGGTCATCGGAAGGGTGCTACGGGATGAACCCGAAGGAGGCCGGCGTCGAACAACCGCCGCAGGCCGCGGAGTTCCTGTCGCCGGAGGAGATCGTAGCCGTGTCCGACTACGTCACCGCCAACATGAAGGGCAAAGGCAAGCCCGACCGTGCGGATTGCGTTGCCTTCTGGGGAGAAGAGGCGAAACAATGCCGAAGCTACAAATGA